One genomic region from Streptomyces venezuelae encodes:
- a CDS encoding polysaccharide deacetylase family protein has protein sequence MTSAPVSTRIPVLLYHAVMDDPPGWIAEFTVSPKEFASQLDAIVASGRTAITVGALAAHLATGTPLPPRPVVLTFDDGFADLVGPTAEALASRDLPSTAYLTTGAVTPGRPCLLPPAPMMTLSQAPRLEQYGMEVGAHTVTHPQLDTLTPGLLRRELREAKAVLEDVLGHEVRHLAYPHGYNSPAVRRAAAAAGYTSAVAVRHALSSGSDEIYRIARLILRRGHTVADIEQWMEGRGAKAAPYPDSLPTVGWRMYRRARAVLNGPEFAG, from the coding sequence ATGACGAGCGCACCCGTCTCCACCCGCATACCCGTCCTCCTCTACCACGCCGTGATGGACGACCCTCCGGGGTGGATCGCCGAATTCACCGTCTCCCCGAAGGAGTTCGCCTCCCAGCTCGACGCGATCGTCGCCAGCGGACGCACCGCGATCACCGTCGGCGCCCTCGCCGCACACCTCGCCACCGGCACCCCGCTGCCGCCCCGCCCCGTCGTCCTCACCTTCGACGACGGCTTCGCCGACCTCGTCGGACCGACGGCCGAGGCGCTCGCCTCCCGCGACCTGCCGTCCACCGCGTACCTCACCACCGGGGCCGTCACCCCCGGCCGGCCGTGCCTCCTCCCGCCCGCGCCGATGATGACCCTCTCCCAGGCCCCGCGTCTGGAGCAGTACGGGATGGAGGTCGGCGCCCACACCGTCACCCACCCGCAGCTCGACACGCTCACGCCCGGGCTCCTGCGGCGCGAACTGCGCGAGGCGAAGGCGGTCCTTGAGGACGTCCTCGGGCACGAGGTCCGGCACCTCGCCTACCCGCACGGCTACAACAGCCCCGCCGTGCGCCGGGCCGCCGCGGCCGCCGGCTACACCTCGGCCGTCGCCGTCCGGCACGCGCTCAGCTCCGGGTCGGACGAGATCTACCGCATCGCCCGGCTCATCCTGCGCCGCGGGCACACCGTCGCCGACATCGAGCAGTGGATGGAGGGGCGCGGAGCGAAGGCCGCGCCGTACCCGGACTCGCTGCCGACGGTCGGCTGGCGGATGTACCGCAGGGCCCGCGCCGTGCTCAACGGGCCGGAGTTCGCGGGCTGA
- a CDS encoding glycosyltransferase: protein MSSRSSSRPDRPVPPPRAVSVAELDLDAPDGPVVGLRPAPGGPPLATGDVYALVRLRGRPAATVIGTVAEGEDPEEVLGALARGRVEDAARPRTEAEHLAAARPSARPDLLAAARKGLTPPRTSVVVATRERPEQLARALDSLLAQDHPDHELIVVDNAPRTTDTHDLVTGKYADRVRYVREDTPGLAVAHNTGAAAAEGEVLAFTDDDVIADPHWLTALTEPFADDPGLGCVTGLILPARLGTPAQVLLESHGGFAKGFAPRLYDPARPPADEPLFPFTAGSFGSGANMAFRAEALKKAGGFDPATGTGTPARGGDDLYAFVAVLSAGFRLRYTPEALVWHHHRETWQDLRNQAYGYGAGLTAYLTATLLRRPRTLPALLSRLPRGLAYARTMTAQRGEAAEGGVPGEHGTQHHPWPRSLSRLERRGMLYGPIGYAKARAKARVQAGSRKAAAR, encoded by the coding sequence TTGAGCAGCCGATCGAGCAGTCGTCCCGACCGCCCCGTCCCCCCTCCCCGTGCCGTCTCCGTCGCCGAGCTCGATCTCGACGCGCCCGACGGGCCGGTCGTCGGCCTGCGGCCCGCGCCCGGCGGGCCGCCCCTGGCGACGGGCGACGTGTACGCGCTCGTACGGCTCCGGGGCCGGCCCGCCGCCACCGTCATCGGGACCGTCGCGGAGGGCGAGGACCCCGAGGAGGTGCTCGGGGCGCTCGCGCGCGGGCGGGTCGAGGACGCGGCCCGGCCCCGTACCGAGGCCGAACACCTCGCCGCCGCACGCCCGTCGGCCAGGCCGGACCTTCTCGCGGCGGCCCGCAAGGGGCTCACCCCGCCCCGTACCTCCGTCGTCGTCGCCACCCGCGAGCGCCCCGAGCAGCTCGCCCGCGCGCTCGACTCGCTGCTCGCCCAGGACCACCCCGACCACGAGCTGATCGTCGTCGACAACGCGCCCCGCACCACCGACACGCACGACCTCGTCACGGGGAAGTACGCCGACCGCGTCCGGTACGTCCGTGAGGACACCCCCGGGCTCGCCGTCGCCCACAACACCGGCGCCGCCGCGGCCGAAGGCGAGGTCCTCGCCTTCACCGACGACGACGTGATCGCCGACCCGCACTGGCTGACGGCCCTCACCGAGCCCTTCGCCGACGACCCCGGCCTCGGCTGCGTCACCGGCCTGATCCTGCCCGCCCGGCTGGGCACTCCCGCCCAGGTCCTCCTCGAATCGCACGGCGGCTTCGCCAAGGGCTTCGCGCCCCGCCTCTACGACCCCGCCCGGCCGCCCGCCGACGAGCCGCTCTTCCCGTTCACCGCGGGCAGCTTCGGATCCGGCGCCAACATGGCCTTCCGGGCGGAGGCACTGAAGAAGGCCGGCGGCTTCGATCCGGCGACCGGCACCGGGACCCCGGCCAGGGGCGGCGACGACCTGTACGCCTTCGTCGCCGTCCTCTCCGCCGGCTTCCGGCTCCGCTACACACCCGAGGCGCTCGTCTGGCACCACCACCGCGAGACCTGGCAGGACCTGCGGAACCAGGCGTACGGCTACGGCGCCGGCCTCACCGCGTACCTCACCGCGACCCTCCTCCGCCGCCCCCGCACGCTGCCCGCGCTCCTGTCCCGGCTGCCGCGCGGCCTGGCGTACGCGCGGACCATGACCGCCCAGCGGGGGGAGGCCGCCGAGGGCGGAGTCCCCGGCGAGCACGGCACCCAGCACCACCCCTGGCCCCGCAGCCTGTCCCGACTGGAGCGGCGCGGCATGCTCTACGGCCCGATCGGATACGCGAAGGCCCGGGCGAAGGCCCGCGTCCAGGCCGGTTCGCGGAAGGCGGCTGCCCGATGA
- a CDS encoding GNAT family N-acetyltransferase, which translates to MAAWRELRAKSGSPANPFMEPEFTRAVAEVRPRSRVAVWWEGDEPVGFFPYEKGPLGQGRAIGFGVSDSHGAVLRPGLRPGARALLRACGAAVWEFDNLEAGQPVFEGAATESFASPVIDIGEGYAAYEALLRVQSPKFLRTTLAKERKLGRQADGEVRFVFDERDPAALRTLMEWKSAQYRRTGRGDRFAKEWISTLVRRLHEQRTPGCSGVLSVLYVGDRPIAAHFGLRSATVLSCWFPSYDPEFAKYSPGLVLHLRMAEAAAAAGIGMLDLGRGAAEYKDALKTGELTVYEGAVFVPGARAALHWLGREPARRAHRFVRDRPALAARARTTLNGLARLRGNR; encoded by the coding sequence ATGGCGGCGTGGCGGGAGCTGCGCGCCAAGTCCGGATCGCCCGCGAACCCCTTCATGGAGCCGGAGTTCACGCGCGCGGTCGCCGAGGTGCGGCCCCGCTCGCGGGTCGCCGTCTGGTGGGAGGGCGACGAGCCGGTCGGCTTCTTCCCGTACGAGAAGGGGCCGTTGGGGCAGGGCCGGGCCATCGGCTTCGGTGTCTCCGACAGTCACGGTGCCGTTCTGCGCCCCGGACTGCGGCCCGGTGCACGCGCGTTGCTGCGCGCCTGCGGGGCCGCGGTGTGGGAGTTCGACAACCTGGAGGCCGGCCAGCCCGTCTTCGAAGGCGCCGCCACCGAGTCCTTCGCCTCGCCCGTGATCGACATCGGCGAGGGGTACGCGGCCTACGAGGCGCTGCTGCGCGTCCAGTCGCCCAAGTTCCTCAGGACCACCCTCGCCAAGGAGCGCAAGCTCGGCCGCCAGGCGGACGGCGAGGTGCGCTTCGTCTTCGACGAACGCGACCCGGCCGCCCTGCGCACCCTCATGGAGTGGAAGTCCGCCCAGTACCGCAGGACCGGACGCGGCGACCGCTTCGCCAAGGAGTGGATCAGCACCCTCGTCCGCCGCCTCCACGAGCAGCGCACGCCCGGCTGCTCCGGAGTCCTGTCCGTGCTGTACGTGGGGGACCGGCCCATAGCCGCCCACTTCGGGCTGCGGTCCGCGACCGTGCTCTCCTGCTGGTTCCCCTCGTACGACCCCGAGTTCGCGAAGTACTCGCCCGGCCTCGTCCTCCATCTGCGCATGGCCGAGGCCGCGGCCGCCGCCGGGATCGGGATGCTCGACCTGGGGCGCGGCGCCGCCGAGTACAAGGACGCGCTGAAGACGGGCGAACTGACGGTGTACGAAGGGGCCGTCTTCGTCCCGGGTGCGCGCGCCGCCCTGCACTGGCTCGGGCGTGAACCCGCCCGGCGCGCCCACCGTTTCGTCCGCGACCGTCCGGCCCTCGCGGCCCGGGCCCGCACCACCCTCAACGGCCTCGCCCGGCTGCGGGGCAACCGATAG
- a CDS encoding formimidoylglutamate deiminase: MSLTTYWLEHAWLDTNVEPGVTLTVSISGSAAGPADGRITAVRTGVDTPPPGAVVLRGLTIPGLSNAHSHAFHRALRGTVQVGSGTFWTWREVMYTVAQRLTPDSYFALARAVYAEMALAGITSVGEFHYLHHAPGGSPYADPNAMGEALIAAAAEAGIRITLLDTAYLSSGFGAAPDRHQLRFSDGTAEKWAERVSALKERDGVRVGAAIHSVRAVPADQLATVARWAQDREAPLHVHLSEQTAENDACLAAHGITPTQLLAEHGVLGPSTTGVHNTHLTDGDIALLGSSTTGTCMCPTTERDLADGIGPAVALQRAGSPLSLGSDSHAVIDLLEEARAMELNERLRTRTRGHWTAAALLRAATADGHAALGWPDAGTLEAGALADFTTIALDTVRTAGPLPRLAVETAVFAASAADVRHTVVAGRHVVRDGVHHSVPDVAGALADSIAALRG, translated from the coding sequence GTGTCGCTGACGACGTACTGGCTGGAGCACGCCTGGCTCGACACGAACGTCGAGCCGGGCGTGACCCTGACCGTGTCCATCAGCGGCTCCGCCGCGGGTCCGGCGGACGGCCGTATCACCGCCGTCCGCACCGGGGTCGACACCCCGCCCCCGGGCGCGGTCGTCCTGCGCGGCCTGACGATCCCCGGCCTCTCCAACGCCCACTCGCACGCCTTCCACCGCGCCCTGCGCGGCACCGTCCAGGTCGGCTCCGGCACCTTCTGGACCTGGCGCGAGGTGATGTACACGGTCGCCCAGCGGCTCACCCCCGACAGCTACTTCGCGCTCGCCCGCGCCGTGTACGCGGAGATGGCGCTCGCCGGCATCACCTCCGTCGGAGAGTTCCACTACCTCCACCACGCGCCCGGCGGCAGCCCGTACGCCGACCCCAACGCGATGGGCGAGGCGCTGATCGCCGCCGCCGCCGAGGCCGGCATCCGCATCACCCTCCTCGACACCGCCTACCTCTCCTCCGGCTTCGGCGCCGCCCCCGACCGGCACCAGCTCCGCTTCTCCGACGGCACGGCGGAGAAGTGGGCCGAGCGGGTCTCGGCGCTCAAGGAACGGGACGGCGTCCGCGTCGGAGCGGCGATCCACTCCGTCCGGGCCGTCCCGGCGGACCAGCTCGCCACCGTGGCCCGCTGGGCGCAGGACAGGGAGGCCCCCCTCCACGTCCACCTCTCGGAGCAGACCGCCGAGAACGACGCCTGCCTCGCGGCGCACGGCATCACCCCGACCCAGCTCCTCGCCGAGCACGGCGTCCTCGGGCCCAGCACCACCGGCGTCCACAACACGCACCTGACGGACGGCGACATCGCCCTCCTCGGCTCCTCGACCACCGGCACCTGCATGTGCCCGACGACCGAACGCGACCTCGCCGACGGCATCGGTCCCGCGGTCGCCCTCCAGCGGGCCGGCTCGCCGCTCTCCCTGGGCAGCGACAGCCACGCGGTCATCGACCTCCTGGAGGAGGCGCGGGCCATGGAGCTGAACGAGCGCCTGCGCACCCGCACGCGAGGTCACTGGACGGCGGCGGCACTCCTGCGCGCGGCGACCGCCGACGGCCACGCGGCCCTCGGCTGGCCGGACGCGGGCACCCTGGAGGCCGGCGCGCTCGCCGACTTCACGACGATCGCCCTGGACACGGTCAGGACAGCGGGACCGCTACCGCGTCTGGCAGTCGAGACGGCGGTATTCGCCGCGTCGGCAGCGGACGTCCGTCACACGGTCGTGGCCGGCCGTCACGTCGTACGGGACGGGGTCCACCACTCCGTACCGGACGTGGCCGGCGCGCTCGCGGACTCGATCGCCGCCCTGCGCGGCTGA
- the hutI gene encoding imidazolonepropionase has protein sequence MNTGPAATNNPAASSAPTSANSAVATTATAIVNIASLVTNDPSLGDGSRLGLIQDAAVVIEGDRVVWVGESSKAPATDNRVDAGGRAVIPGFVDSHSHLVFAGDRTAEFNARMSGQAYAAGGIRTTVAATRAASDEALSANVARFLREALRQGTTTFETKSGYGLTVEDEARALRIAAEHTDEVTYLGAHIVSPDYADDPAAYVELVTGEMLDACAPHARWVDVFCEKGAFDGDQARAILTAGKAKGLHPRVHANQLTYGPGVQLAVELDAASADHCTHLTDADVDALASGNTVATLLPGAEFSTRAEWPNARRLLDAGVTVALSTDCNPGSSFTSSVPFCIALAVRDMGMTPDEAVWSATAGGAAALRRTDVGRLTAGSRADLAVLDAPSHVHLAYRPGVPLVAEVWRKGVRTV, from the coding sequence ATGAACACCGGCCCCGCGGCGACGAACAACCCGGCGGCGAGCTCCGCCCCCACGAGCGCGAACAGTGCCGTGGCGACGACCGCCACCGCCATCGTCAACATCGCCAGTCTCGTCACGAACGATCCCTCCCTCGGTGATGGCAGCCGCCTGGGTCTGATCCAGGACGCGGCCGTCGTCATCGAGGGCGACCGTGTCGTCTGGGTCGGTGAATCCAGCAAAGCACCCGCCACTGACAACAGGGTCGACGCCGGCGGCCGGGCCGTGATCCCCGGCTTCGTCGACTCCCACTCGCACCTCGTCTTCGCGGGCGACCGCACCGCCGAGTTCAACGCCCGCATGTCGGGCCAGGCGTACGCGGCGGGCGGCATCCGCACGACGGTCGCGGCGACGAGGGCGGCGAGCGACGAGGCCCTCTCGGCCAACGTGGCCCGCTTCCTGCGGGAGGCCCTCCGCCAGGGCACGACCACCTTCGAGACGAAGTCCGGCTACGGCCTGACCGTCGAGGACGAGGCCCGTGCCCTGCGGATCGCCGCCGAGCACACCGACGAGGTGACGTACCTCGGCGCGCACATCGTCTCCCCGGACTACGCGGACGACCCGGCCGCCTACGTCGAGCTCGTCACCGGCGAGATGCTCGACGCCTGCGCCCCGCACGCCCGCTGGGTCGACGTCTTCTGCGAGAAGGGCGCCTTCGACGGCGACCAGGCCCGCGCGATCCTCACCGCCGGAAAGGCGAAGGGCCTGCACCCCCGGGTCCACGCCAACCAGCTGACGTACGGCCCCGGCGTGCAGCTGGCGGTGGAGCTGGACGCGGCGAGCGCCGACCACTGCACCCACCTCACCGACGCCGACGTCGACGCCCTGGCCTCCGGGAACACGGTGGCCACCCTCCTGCCCGGCGCCGAGTTCTCCACCCGCGCCGAGTGGCCGAACGCCCGCCGTCTCCTGGACGCGGGCGTGACCGTCGCCCTCTCCACGGACTGCAACCCGGGCTCGTCCTTCACGTCCTCCGTCCCCTTCTGCATCGCCCTCGCGGTACGGGACATGGGCATGACCCCCGACGAGGCCGTCTGGTCCGCCACGGCCGGCGGCGCGGCGGCGCTCCGCCGCACGGACGTCGGCCGTCTGACGGCCGGCTCCCGCGCCGACCTCGCCGTCCTCGACGCCCCCTCCCACGTCCACCTGGCGTACCGCCCGGGCGTGCCGCTGGTCGCCGAGGTCTGGCGGAAGGGCGTCCGCACGGTCTGA